One Fusarium musae strain F31 chromosome 6, whole genome shotgun sequence DNA segment encodes these proteins:
- a CDS encoding hypothetical protein (EggNog:ENOG41), which produces MTHTFGVKDTETSTYQPLTTMRTVTKAQTEEGSGSAGDDYPTPTDRFPEDPNFPWGNGSPIHRHQNSSELSPGENDGDDDRGLSKRSSWRLRWEDVRDKLEGLWCGQALKSED; this is translated from the exons ATGACTCACACATTTGGTGTTAAAG ATACGGAAACGAGCACCTACCAGCCGCTTACAACAATGCGGACAGTCACAAAAGCGCAGACTGAAGAAGGATCGGGATCGGCTGGGGATGATTATCCCACGCCCACAGACAGGTTCCCCGAGGATCCCAACTTTCCATGGGGAAATGGCTCCCCaatccatcgtcatcagaaCTCGTCTGAGCTTAGCCCTGGCGAAAATGACGGCGATGACGATAGAGGTCTGAGCAAGAGAAGCAGCTGGCGCCTGCGGTGGGAGGATGTCAGAGACAAACTGGAAGGTCTCTGGTGTGGACAGGCTTTGAAGTCAGAAGACTAA